One genomic window of Punica granatum isolate Tunisia-2019 chromosome 1, ASM765513v2, whole genome shotgun sequence includes the following:
- the LOC116192738 gene encoding uncharacterized protein LOC116192738 gives MVGLFSRFSVSRAGHRRAQSALEGREVLPSNSEIAGSATATTAISHGIEVAVEFKPVEHPIEPLDNDRPIQCPLPEPSILNDGRIWKERVSASVRRRPDLPMMKEEGSIDPETGVPGQRSVQTDRRILPSISAPEHNLLKLLEECNASGI, from the exons ATGGTGGGTCTGTTCTCAAGGTTCTCTGTCAGCAGAGCCGGCCATCGACGAGCTCAGAGTGCCCTT GAAGGGAGGGAGGTGCTGCCCTCGAACTCGGAGATTGCCGGTTCAGCTACTGCCACAACCGCCATCTCTCATGGGATTGAAGTGGCGGTAGAGTTCAAACCTGTTGAACACCCGATTGAGCCTCTTGATAATGACAGACCAATTCAATGCCCGTTGCCTGAACCTTCAATACTCAAT GATGGGAGAATATGGAAGGAGAGAGTATCTGCTAGCGTGAGGCGGAGACCCGACCTACCGATGATGAAGGAAGAAGGGTCTATCGACCCGGAGACTGGAGTCCCCGGGCAAAGATCAGTCCAGACTGACCGCCGTATCTTGCCCTCCATCAGTGCCCCTGAACACAATCTCCTAAAGCTGCTCGAAGAATGCAATGCATCaggaatataa